A stretch of the Synechocystis sp. PCC 7338 genome encodes the following:
- a CDS encoding HNH endonuclease produces MAIINPSHVSEIEFDQDDLHVFNIEDVKQRAIAMRSQFFPRLELLRKESLELAASVYGIDPLEGMGSISSPNNRQDATKNRGAENVRVGISGKRRDKNDSPLSIKNSNGKPIYIHPSMLGFDIYPGEETCITINFSPFSFSVEKAFAEKIYVEMQSNFDLLNKILTSIEVCYSLPNYDYSNDFHDLINTKKFNLLNKKTIKNTLLFVDPYYFLVNFNEGLGTLKIAFVGLYPLLHLSVSIAEGRETKFSTMLEKFYEWYSQEEQNENENLSDSLNVTESKEISDDLDKNHWILADREEIEAELNFDPQNIKDARKRTMKEIVQRQGQPKFRSELLEAYDRRCAITGCDAEAALEAAHIIPYLGAQTNYVANGLILRADIHTLFDLHLISINPTTKQVFVSQDLLDTCYKEIDGIFIRLPEDTSAVPSFEALEQHYNNFLKLSS; encoded by the coding sequence ATGGCTATTATAAATCCTTCTCATGTCAGTGAAATAGAGTTTGATCAGGATGATCTACATGTGTTTAACATTGAAGATGTGAAACAACGTGCTATTGCAATGAGGAGTCAGTTTTTTCCTCGATTAGAGCTATTGAGGAAAGAAAGCTTAGAGCTTGCAGCGAGCGTATATGGTATTGATCCTCTTGAAGGAATGGGAAGCATTTCTAGTCCTAACAATAGACAAGATGCTACAAAAAATAGAGGAGCAGAAAACGTTCGTGTTGGCATTTCGGGTAAAAGAAGAGATAAAAACGATTCACCATTGTCTATCAAAAATTCAAACGGCAAGCCAATTTATATTCATCCTTCTATGCTTGGCTTTGACATATATCCAGGAGAAGAGACATGTATAACTATAAATTTTTCACCCTTTTCTTTTTCGGTAGAGAAGGCCTTCGCCGAGAAAATATACGTAGAAATGCAATCTAATTTTGATTTGCTGAATAAAATTCTAACGAGTATTGAGGTTTGCTATAGCTTGCCCAACTATGACTATTCTAATGATTTTCATGATTTAATCAATACGAAAAAATTTAATTTATTAAACAAGAAAACCATTAAAAATACCCTTCTATTCGTAGATCCTTATTATTTCCTCGTCAATTTTAATGAAGGATTGGGGACACTCAAAATCGCCTTCGTTGGCTTGTATCCTCTATTACACTTATCCGTTTCAATTGCGGAAGGGAGAGAAACAAAATTTTCTACAATGCTTGAAAAGTTTTATGAATGGTATTCACAGGAAGAACAGAATGAGAACGAAAACTTAAGTGATTCTCTTAATGTAACTGAATCTAAAGAAATCTCTGATGATTTAGATAAAAACCATTGGATTTTGGCTGATAGAGAAGAAATTGAAGCTGAGTTAAATTTTGATCCACAAAATATTAAAGATGCTAGAAAACGAACAATGAAAGAGATTGTTCAACGTCAGGGTCAACCTAAATTTCGCTCCGAATTATTAGAGGCTTATGATAGAAGATGTGCTATTACAGGTTGTGATGCAGAGGCTGCATTAGAAGCCGCACACATAATTCCCTATTTGGGTGCTCAGACAAACTATGTTGCAAATGGTTTAATACTACGTGCAGATATTCATACTCTCTTCGATCTTCATTTAATTTCGATTAATCCAACAACTAAACAGGTTTTTGTTTCACAAGATCTTTTAGACACTTGTTATAAGGAAATCGATGGAATATTCATCAGACTTCCTGAAGATACTTCTGCTGTACCATCTTTTGAAGCTTTGGAACAACACTACAATAATTTCTTAAAGCTTTCTAGTTAA
- a CDS encoding DUF2442 domain-containing protein, whose protein sequence is MTNLEVTHISNHGIWLLSGDNELFLSYEDFPWFKDASVKHILNVTEPTANHFYWPDLDVDLTLDIIKHPKLFPLVCTDS, encoded by the coding sequence ATGACTAACCTTGAAGTTACCCATATTTCCAACCATGGGATTTGGTTGCTGTCTGGGGATAATGAACTATTTCTGTCCTACGAGGATTTTCCTTGGTTTAAAGACGCCTCGGTAAAGCACATTCTTAACGTCACTGAGCCCACTGCCAATCATTTTTATTGGCCTGATCTGGACGTAGATTTGACCTTGGACATCATCAAACATCCCAAACTTTTTCCCCTAGTTTGTACTGACTCTTAA
- the dapB gene encoding 4-hydroxy-tetrahydrodipicolinate reductase: MANQANQDLIPVVVNGAAGKMGREVIKAVAQAPDLQLVGAVDHNSALQGQDIGEIVGIGPLEVPVLADLQSVLVLATQEKIQGVMVDFTHPSGVYDNVRSAIAYGVRPVVGTTGLSDQQIQDLGDFAEKASTGCLIAPNFAIGVLLMQQAAVQACQYFDHVEIIELHHNQKADAPSGTAIKTAQMLAEMGKTFNPAAVEEKETIAGAKGGLGPGQIPIHSIRLPGLIAHQEVLFGSPGQLYTIRHDTTDRACYMPGVLLGIRKVVELKGLVYGLEKLL, from the coding sequence ATGGCTAATCAAGCTAATCAAGATTTAATTCCTGTGGTGGTAAACGGTGCGGCAGGAAAAATGGGTCGGGAAGTGATTAAAGCCGTAGCCCAGGCCCCCGATCTCCAATTGGTAGGAGCGGTGGACCACAATTCAGCCCTCCAGGGCCAAGACATTGGTGAAATAGTGGGCATTGGGCCATTGGAAGTTCCTGTCCTAGCTGATCTCCAGAGTGTGTTGGTTTTGGCCACCCAAGAAAAAATCCAAGGGGTGATGGTGGATTTTACCCATCCCAGTGGCGTTTATGACAATGTTCGTTCGGCGATCGCCTATGGGGTAAGGCCCGTAGTCGGCACCACCGGATTGAGCGATCAACAAATCCAAGACCTGGGGGACTTTGCCGAAAAAGCCAGTACAGGCTGTTTGATTGCTCCCAACTTCGCCATCGGGGTGCTATTGATGCAACAGGCCGCCGTGCAAGCTTGTCAGTACTTTGACCATGTGGAAATTATTGAATTGCACCATAACCAGAAAGCTGATGCCCCCAGTGGCACTGCCATTAAAACGGCCCAAATGTTGGCGGAAATGGGCAAAACCTTTAACCCAGCGGCGGTGGAGGAAAAGGAAACCATTGCCGGAGCCAAAGGGGGACTAGGGCCAGGGCAAATTCCCATCCACAGCATTCGTTTACCAGGGCTAATTGCCCACCAAGAAGTCCTATTCGGTTCCCCTGGGCAACTCTACACCATCCGCCACGACACCACTGACCGGGCCTGTTATATGCCGGGGGTGCTTTTGGGCATTCGTAAAGTGGTAGAACTGAAGGGTTTAGTTTACGGTTTGGAAAAACTACTTTAG
- a CDS encoding co-chaperone YbbN: MLAVNEDNFDNLVLQCPKPILVYFGAPWCGLCHFVRPLLNHIHGEWGEQLICVEVNADVNLHLANAYRLKNLPTLILFNRGQIIQRLEDFRAREDLHRIREQIAISIFPS, encoded by the coding sequence ATGCTAGCCGTTAACGAAGACAACTTTGATAATCTCGTTCTTCAATGCCCAAAACCGATTTTGGTTTACTTTGGGGCTCCCTGGTGTGGACTGTGTCACTTTGTCAGACCCCTACTCAATCACATCCATGGGGAATGGGGAGAACAACTTATCTGTGTGGAGGTCAATGCCGACGTTAACCTACATTTGGCCAACGCCTACCGCCTGAAAAATCTCCCCACCCTAATCCTGTTCAACCGTGGTCAGATTATCCAACGCTTAGAAGATTTTCGTGCTAGGGAAGACCTCCACCGTATTCGAGAGCAGATTGCCATTTCCATTTTTCCCTCCTAA
- the purL gene encoding phosphoribosylformylglycinamidine synthase subunit PurL, producing MLLAMTAPFTPAEIAAEGIKPDEYLDIVQRLGRHPNKAELGMFGVMWSEHCCYKNSRPLLSSFPTEGEQILVGPGENAGVVDLGDGLQLAFKIESHNHPSAVEPFQGAATGVGGILRDIFTMGARPIAILNSLRFGNLDDARNRRIFTGVVDGISHYGNCVGVPTVGGEIYFDPAYSGNPLVNAMALGLMETEEIVKAGASGVGNPVLYVGSTTGRDGMGGASFASAELTDQSMDDRPAVQVGDPFLEKSLIEACLEAFKSGAVVAAQDMGAAGITCSTAEMAAKGGVGIELDLDKIPVRETGMVPYEYLLSESQERMLFVAQPGREQELIDIFHRWGLQAVVAGQVIADPIVRIFFQGEIAAEIPATALADNTPIYHHQLLDQAPDYAQRAWQWQENTLPKAAIAGIGIAGQKQSWNEVLLTLLDSPTIASKYWVYRQYDHQVQNNTVIVPGGADAAVVRVRPLDAKPEECVIGVAATTDCNARYVYLNPLEGAKAAVAEAARNLSCVGAEPLAVTDNLNFGSPENPVGYWQLALACEGIAEGCRQLNTPVTGGNVSLYNETLDSNGKPQPIYPTPVIGMVGRVENINQVVGQGWRNSGDGIYLLGSNDGNTLGGSEYLAVVHHTVAGQPPHVDFDLEKAVQQACRHGIAQGWVNAAHDCAEGGLSVALAEMAIASQLGAKIKLPDGDHRLDTLLFGESASRIVVAVAPANQSVWEAYLTSQSFLWQKLGVVSSEQGNLTLLNGQNNALIDLPVTALTEPWQTAISNRLRL from the coding sequence TGGATATTGTGCAACGGCTCGGCCGTCATCCTAACAAAGCTGAGCTTGGCATGTTCGGTGTTATGTGGTCAGAACATTGTTGTTATAAAAATTCCCGCCCCTTATTGAGTAGTTTTCCCACCGAAGGAGAACAAATTTTAGTAGGCCCTGGGGAAAATGCCGGAGTAGTGGATCTGGGAGATGGCCTGCAACTAGCTTTTAAAATCGAATCCCATAACCATCCCTCTGCAGTGGAACCATTCCAGGGGGCAGCCACCGGGGTGGGGGGGATTCTACGGGACATTTTCACCATGGGAGCCCGGCCGATCGCCATTTTAAACTCCCTTCGTTTTGGCAATTTGGACGATGCTAGGAATCGGCGCATTTTCACCGGGGTAGTGGACGGCATTAGCCATTACGGCAATTGTGTTGGCGTACCCACCGTGGGCGGAGAAATTTATTTTGATCCAGCCTATTCCGGCAATCCTTTAGTCAACGCCATGGCGTTGGGCTTGATGGAAACGGAAGAAATTGTCAAAGCTGGGGCTTCCGGGGTAGGCAATCCAGTTTTATATGTCGGTTCCACCACGGGGCGGGATGGCATGGGGGGAGCCAGTTTTGCCAGTGCTGAGTTGACGGATCAGTCCATGGACGATCGTCCAGCGGTGCAGGTGGGGGATCCATTTTTAGAAAAATCCTTGATTGAAGCCTGTTTGGAAGCCTTTAAAAGTGGGGCAGTGGTGGCGGCCCAGGACATGGGGGCAGCCGGTATCACCTGTTCTACGGCGGAAATGGCGGCCAAGGGAGGCGTAGGCATTGAGCTGGATTTAGACAAAATTCCGGTGCGGGAAACGGGCATGGTGCCCTACGAATATCTCCTATCTGAATCCCAGGAACGGATGTTATTTGTGGCGCAACCGGGGCGGGAACAGGAATTAATCGACATTTTTCACCGTTGGGGTTTGCAGGCAGTGGTGGCAGGGCAAGTAATTGCTGACCCCATTGTGCGGATCTTTTTCCAAGGGGAAATTGCGGCGGAAATTCCGGCCACAGCCCTGGCGGACAATACTCCTATCTACCATCATCAGTTGTTAGACCAAGCCCCGGACTATGCCCAACGAGCTTGGCAGTGGCAGGAAAATACTTTACCCAAGGCGGCGATCGCCGGGATTGGCATTGCAGGGCAAAAGCAAAGCTGGAATGAAGTGTTGTTAACCCTGTTGGATAGTCCCACCATTGCTTCCAAGTATTGGGTGTACCGTCAGTACGACCATCAAGTGCAAAACAACACGGTGATAGTGCCCGGTGGGGCCGATGCGGCAGTGGTGCGGGTTCGTCCCCTGGATGCCAAGCCCGAGGAATGTGTGATTGGGGTGGCGGCCACTACGGATTGTAATGCCCGTTACGTTTACCTCAACCCCCTCGAAGGAGCCAAGGCGGCAGTGGCAGAAGCGGCCCGTAATCTAAGTTGTGTGGGGGCAGAACCCCTGGCGGTAACGGACAATTTAAACTTTGGTAGTCCTGAAAATCCGGTGGGCTATTGGCAACTGGCCCTAGCCTGTGAGGGCATTGCAGAGGGCTGTCGGCAGTTGAACACGCCGGTAACCGGGGGCAATGTCAGCCTTTATAACGAAACATTGGATTCCAACGGTAAACCCCAACCCATTTATCCGACGCCGGTCATTGGCATGGTGGGACGGGTAGAAAATATCAATCAAGTTGTTGGCCAAGGTTGGCGCAATTCGGGGGATGGCATTTACTTGCTAGGTAGTAATGACGGCAATACCCTGGGGGGATCAGAATATTTGGCTGTTGTTCATCACACCGTTGCTGGTCAGCCACCCCACGTCGATTTTGATCTGGAAAAAGCAGTGCAACAGGCCTGTCGTCATGGCATTGCCCAGGGATGGGTAAACGCAGCCCACGATTGTGCGGAAGGAGGTTTATCGGTAGCCCTAGCAGAAATGGCGATCGCCAGTCAGTTGGGAGCAAAAATTAAGCTACCCGACGGGGATCATAGACTAGATACCTTGTTGTTTGGAGAATCCGCCAGTCGCATTGTGGTAGCGGTGGCACCGGCAAATCAGTCCGTCTGGGAAGCCTATCTAACTAGTCAGTCTTTCCTCTGGCAAAAATTGGGGGTAGTGAGTAGTGAACAGGGCAACTTGACCCTTTTAAATGGCCAAAATAACGCTCTGATTGATCTACCAGTTACCGCCCTCACCGAACCCTGGCAAACGGCGATCTCTAATCGATTAAGGCTTTAG
- a CDS encoding nucleoside monophosphate kinase, whose amino-acid sequence MRLVLLGGPGSGKSTQSNNLSQQLNLPVISMGGILRDAITSATPLGIKAKSYVEKGDLLPDPIMIEFIQQRLGQEDGGQGWIVEGYPRTAFQAEELDFLLEDLGQPLDWALHLKIDEATMVERSLNRSLFDDHPEVVTNRIGRFHEYTIPLLEYYDAKKKLLTVNAHLEVDQVTKLILSQF is encoded by the coding sequence ATGCGATTAGTTCTGCTCGGTGGCCCAGGGTCAGGGAAAAGTACCCAGTCCAATAACCTCAGCCAACAGCTTAATTTGCCGGTGATTTCCATGGGGGGCATTTTGCGTGATGCCATTACTAGCGCCACTCCCCTGGGCATCAAGGCCAAGTCCTATGTGGAAAAAGGGGACTTGTTACCAGATCCGATAATGATCGAATTCATTCAACAGAGGTTAGGGCAGGAAGATGGAGGTCAAGGCTGGATTGTGGAAGGTTATCCCCGCACTGCTTTCCAGGCAGAAGAATTGGACTTTTTACTCGAAGATTTAGGACAACCCTTAGATTGGGCTCTGCACCTAAAAATTGATGAAGCAACAATGGTGGAACGTTCCCTCAACCGTTCCTTGTTTGATGACCATCCCGAAGTTGTCACCAATCGCATTGGCAGGTTCCACGAGTACACCATTCCCCTGTTGGAATACTACGACGCGAAAAAAAAGTTACTGACAGTGAATGCACACCTTGAGGTTGATCAAGTAACAAAGCTGATTTTGTCCCAGTTTTAA